The nucleotide window CTTGGTAAAGGTATGTGGAATGATGAAACCCACAGAGTTCCGACACGGGCGTGGCTCAATGATTGTGTTTTTGTCGATGAAAAAACCGGCTGGCTTGTCGGCAGTGTTGGCACTCTCTTGCATACTCTTGACGGAGGTAAAACTTGGTTTCCTGGCAACCAGTCCGGGACGAAATAAAAAAGTACTGCCAATGAAGACAAACTGACAAAAAATCATAAAATATACCAAGAAATGAGAGGCGTTGACTGATGATAGAGAAGATTGCACATTTTATTGTTAATCGCAGGTTATTGATCGCCATATTGATGTTTATAGCCACGAGTTTTTTTTTGTACAATGCGCTGCAGATCCCAATTAAAACATTTTTTCCGGATCTGTTGCCACAAAACCACCCCTTTGTGAAACTCATTAAAAAGCATCCCAAGTTTGGCGGAACCAATAGTGTGATTGTCGGGTTGGAGGTCAAAAACGGGGATATTTTTACGCAAAAAACCCTTCAGAAAATCATTGATTTCAGCAATGATCTTTATTTTCTTCCCAGTGTTGACCGAACAAAAGTGATGTCCCTTGGCGTTAACAAAGTAAGAAATGCCAAGATTACCTCCTGGGGCATATCAAGCCCCTCTATCTTATTTCCGGAAGCACCCAAAACAAAAGAAGGGATTGATCAGCTCAAAGCGGATGTCTACAGCAACCCAACCTATTACGGAAACCTGGTGAGCCTGGATGCCAAAGTAGCCTTGCTTAAAATGGGTTTTTTTGAAGACAAACTGCAACCTCGTCTAATTTATAAGGAGTTGCAAAAGCTTAAAACCCGCTTTGAGGATGAAAATACAAAAATTCACATTGTGGGAGATCCTTACCTTTACGGGGTCATATTCTCATATCTGCCCCAGACCGGCATGTTTTTCGTGATAACCATTGTTGCCATGCTTTTGATCGCCTTTTTGTACACGCGAAGTCTGCGTTTGATTCTGATACCCATGACTTCTGCCTGTATTTGTGCAATCTGGGGGCTTGGCTTTATACAATTGCTGCACTTCAACCTGGACCCGTTGATCCTGGTAATTCCTTTATTGATCAGTGCCACTGCCCTGAGCCATTCCATCCAGTTCAACAGGCGGGTCAACGAAGAATATGCGTCTACAGGCAACCTTAGAGAAAGCTGCATAATAACCATCAAAGGCCTTTTTTTTCCGGGTCTTGGCGGCATACTTACGGACAGCATGGGTATTTTTCTTATTTCCATGATTCCAATTCCTCTGATGAATAAACTGGGTCTGTTTATGTTTCTCTGGTGTCTGTCCATGATACCGGTTGTTCTTGTCTTAAACCCTGTGATCAATCTCTATCTCCCTAGAATGAAAAATGCTAAAAAATGGAGAGAACAAAGACGAAACGGCTTTATGGAATCTTTCCTGCTGAAAAAAATCGGGGAGATCAACTGCCGGCCAGGTGCATCCTGGGGCATTGTATGCGTTTTTTTAGTTTTTGCTGTGATTGCCTTTTATCTGAATATGGACATTAAGGTGGGCAATGTTAATGAAGGAACTCCCATTTTAAAAGATTCATCCCAGTATAACCAAGATGTGAAATTTATGGCTGAACGCCTTCCCGGCAGTATGAACCCTATGCTTGTGGTGGTGGAAGGAAAGCAAGAGGGTGCCATCAAACAACCGGAACTGCTGAAACTGGTGGATCAATTCCAGGCCTGCATGGCAAAGATTCCGGAGGTGACATGCACTCTTTCTATTGTGAATTTGGTTAAAGGCATTAACATGGCCTTCTGGGAAAATAACCCCAAATATTTCATGCTGCCCGACTCTGCCAGGGGAGTTTACGCCAACCTTCATCTGCTGACCAGTGGCGGTGCCGAGCCTGGCGATTACGATACCTATTATGATTTTGATTTCAAGAATCTCAATATCACATTGTACGTTGAAAACCACAAGCCAGAGGTCATCAATAAACTTCTTGCAACTGCGAGAGAGTTTATATCTACCCATAAGACCGACCTTGCCGAGTTCAAACTGGCAGGGGGCCGCGTTGGTGTTATTGCGGCATTCAATGACTCTATCATGGTGCATGAAACCACCACCCTGGGAGTGGCATTGCTGCTAACCGGCATTGTTACAGGCATCATATTTCGTTCATTTCTTGCGGGACTGCTTCTGGTAATACCTCTTTCTCTGGCATCCTGGTTTACCTTTGCGTACATGGCAATCCAGGACATAGCCATAAATCTTCAAACGCTCCCTGTATCAATAATCGCCATCGGTATTGGAGTGGATTACGGGATTTATCTTTTAAGCAGAATCCGTGAAGAATACGCTATAAAAGGAAATTTGGATGATGCTTTAAAAGAAGCCATCGGCACGGCGGGAAATGCTATTGTACTCACGGGAATTGTTATCATTGCTGGTGTAGTATTCTGGAATTTTTCAGACATCAAATTCCAGGCTGAGATGGGGTTGCTTTTGTCTATTGTCACCATATTTCATCTTCTGGGGAGCCTGCTCCTGCTTCCCGCTATGGTTAAAATTATAAAACCGCAGTTTCTTTTTAAAAGAGAAACTATAGCAGCGAGAAATTCCGGGCAAGAGGCTGTTTCTTCTCCACTGTTTGAATAGATGAGCAAGTCGTCCGTTCGTATATCCGTCATCAGGATTATGAAGACAGACGCTATGAACAGATAGGGTTGTTTTATTAACGTGCGCCTTTAGGCGTTTTTTGATGCCGCTTTGAGCGGTTAACAATCAAGCCCCCGGTTTTACCGGGGCTATGACCATGATAGGAGAAAAAAGATAATGAAAAGGAAATGTTTGTTGTTTGCAATGATGGGTCTGATTTCAATTGTCTCATTGACGGTCGTGTCCAATATTGGTGCAGTTACGATCGATTCCGAAGGTAATTATCAGCTTGGCGGCTATATACGCCACACTATTGGTGTGCGTATGGAAGACAGCATCAATCCGACCAATTC belongs to Desulfobacula toluolica Tol2 and includes:
- a CDS encoding efflux RND transporter permease subunit codes for the protein MIEKIAHFIVNRRLLIAILMFIATSFFLYNALQIPIKTFFPDLLPQNHPFVKLIKKHPKFGGTNSVIVGLEVKNGDIFTQKTLQKIIDFSNDLYFLPSVDRTKVMSLGVNKVRNAKITSWGISSPSILFPEAPKTKEGIDQLKADVYSNPTYYGNLVSLDAKVALLKMGFFEDKLQPRLIYKELQKLKTRFEDENTKIHIVGDPYLYGVIFSYLPQTGMFFVITIVAMLLIAFLYTRSLRLILIPMTSACICAIWGLGFIQLLHFNLDPLILVIPLLISATALSHSIQFNRRVNEEYASTGNLRESCIITIKGLFFPGLGGILTDSMGIFLISMIPIPLMNKLGLFMFLWCLSMIPVVLVLNPVINLYLPRMKNAKKWREQRRNGFMESFLLKKIGEINCRPGASWGIVCVFLVFAVIAFYLNMDIKVGNVNEGTPILKDSSQYNQDVKFMAERLPGSMNPMLVVVEGKQEGAIKQPELLKLVDQFQACMAKIPEVTCTLSIVNLVKGINMAFWENNPKYFMLPDSARGVYANLHLLTSGGAEPGDYDTYYDFDFKNLNITLYVENHKPEVINKLLATAREFISTHKTDLAEFKLAGGRVGVIAAFNDSIMVHETTTLGVALLLTGIVTGIIFRSFLAGLLLVIPLSLASWFTFAYMAIQDIAINLQTLPVSIIAIGIGVDYGIYLLSRIREEYAIKGNLDDALKEAIGTAGNAIVLTGIVIIAGVVFWNFSDIKFQAEMGLLLSIVTIFHLLGSLLLLPAMVKIIKPQFLFKRETIAARNSGQEAVSSPLFE